One stretch of Equus przewalskii isolate Varuska chromosome 9, EquPr2, whole genome shotgun sequence DNA includes these proteins:
- the MEGF8 gene encoding multiple epidermal growth factor-like domains protein 8 isoform X1 codes for MAVGQALATALALSLAVLGPLSPGALAGDCKGQRQVLREAPGFVTDGAGNYSVNGNCEWLIEAPSPQHRILLDFLFLDTECTYDYLFVYDGDSPRGHLLASLSGSTRPPPIEASSGKMLLHLFSDANYNLLGFNASFRFSLCPGGCRSHGQCWPPGVCACEPGWGGPDCGLQECPAYCGSHGTCASPLGPCLCEPGFLGRACDLHLWENQGAGWWHNVSAGDPAFSARIGAAGAFLSPPGLLAVFGGQDLNRALGDLVLYNFSANTWERWDLSPAPAARHSHVAVAWAGSLVLMGGELADGSLTSDVWAFSPQGGGHWELLAPPVSSSLGPPGLAGHAAALVDDIWLYVSGGRTQHDLFSSGLFRFRLDSTSGGYWEQVIPAGGRPPAATGHSMVFHAPSRTLLVHGGHRPSTARFSVRVNSTELFHVDRRVWTTLKGRDGLQGPRERAFHTASVLGNYMVVYGGNVHTHYQEEKCYEDGIFFYHLGCHQWVSGAELAPPGTPEGRAAPPSGRYSHVAAVLGGSVLLVAGGYSGRPRGDLMAYKVPPFVFQAPAPDYHLDYCSMYTDHSVCSRDPECSWCQGACQAAPPPGTPSGACPAASCLGLGRLLGDCQACLAFSSPAAPPRGPGALGWCVHNESCLPRPEQARCRGEQISGTVGWWGPAPVFVTSLEACITQSFLPGLHLLTFQQPPNASQPDKVLIVRSTTITLTPSPETDVSLVYRGFIHPLLPGGPGGPGAEDVAVWARAQRLHVLARMARGPDTENMEEVGRWVAQQEKETRRLQRPGSARLFPLPGRGHKYAVEIRGQLNGSAGPGHSELTLLWDRTGVPGGSEISFFFLEPYRSSACASYSSCLGCLADQGCGWCLTSATCHLRQSGAHCGADGAGGSLLVLVPALCPLCEEHRDCHACTQDPFCEWHQSTSRKGDAACSRRGRGLGALKSPEECPPLCSQRLTCDDCLANSSQCAWCQSTHTCFLFAAYLARYPHGGCRGWDDSVHSEPRCRSCDRFLTCHECLQSHECGWCGNEDNPTLGRCLQGDFSGPLGGGNCSLWVGEGLGLSVALPARWAYARCPDVDECRLGLARCHLQATCLNTPLSYECHCQRGYQGDGVTHCSRTCLEDCGHGVCSGPPDFTCVCDLGWTSDLPPPTPAPGPPAPRCSRDCGCNFHSHCRKRGPGFCDECQDWTWGEHCERCRPGSFGNATGSGGCRPCQCNGHGDPRRGHCDNLSGLCFCQDHTEGAHCQLCSPGYYGDPRAGGSCFRECGGRALLTNVSSVALGSRRVGGLLPPGGGAARTGTGLSYCVWVVSATEVLQPCAPGTLCPPLTLTFSPDSSTPCTLSYVLAFDGFPRFLDTGVVQSDRSLIAAFCGQRRDRPLTVQALSGLLVLHWEANGSSSWGFNASVGSARCGSGGPGSCPVPQECVPQDEAAGAGLCRCPQGWAGPHCRMALCPENCNAHSGAGTCNQSLGVCICAEGFGGPDCATKLDGGQLVWETLMDSRLSADTASRFLHRLGHTMVEGPDATLWMFGGLGLPQGLLGNLYRYSVSERRWTQMLAGAEDGGPGPSPRSFHAAAYVPAGRGAMYLLGGLTAGGVTRDFWVLNLTTLQWRQEKVPQTVELPAVAGHTLTARRGLSLLLVGGYSPENGFNQQLLEYQLATGTWVSGAQSGTPPTGLYGHSAVYHEATDSLYVFGGFRFHVELAAPSPELYSLHCPDRTWSLLAPSQGAKPRPRLFHASALLGDTMVVLGGRSDPDEFSSDVLLYQVNCNAWLLPDLTRPASVGPPMEESVAHAVAAVGGRLYISGGFGGVALGRLLALTLPPDPCRLLPSPEACNQSGACTWCHRACLSGDQAHRLGCGDPPCSPMPRSPEECRRLRTCSECLARHPRTLQPGDGEASAPRCKWCTNCPEGACIGRNGSCTSENDCRINQREVFWAGNCSEAACGAADCEQCTREGKCMWTRQFKRTGETRRILSVQPTYDWTCFSHSLLNVSPMPVESSPPLPCPTPCHLLPNCTSCLDSKGADGGWQHCVWSSSLQQCLSPSYLPLRCMAGGCGRLLRGPESCSLGCAQASQCALCLRRPHCGWCAWGGQDGGGSCLEGGLSGPREGLTCGRPGTSWAFLSCPPEDECANGHHDCNETQNCHDRPHGYECSCKTGYTMDNVTGLCRPVCAQGCVNGSCVEPDHCRCHFGFVGRNCSTECRCNRHSECAGVGARDHCLLCRNHTKGSHCEQCLPLFVGSAVGGGTCRPCHAFCRGNSHVCVSRKELEMARREPEKYSLDPEEIENWVTEGPSEDEAVCVSCQNNSYGDKCESCLHGYFLLDGKCTKCQCNGHADTCNEQDGTGCPCQNNTETGTCQGSSPSDRRDCYKYQCAKCRESFHGSPLGGQQCYRLISVEQECCLDPTSQTNCFHEPKRRALGPGRTVLFGVQPKFTNVDIRLTLDVTFGAVDLYVSTSYDTFVVRVAPDTGVHTVHIQPPPPPPPPPPPADSGPRGTGDPGGPGPGTVPGTTAEPRVREVWPRGLITYVTVTEPSAVLVVRSVRDRLVITYPHEHHALKSSRFYLLLLGVGDPNGPGANGSADSQGLLFFRQDQAHIDLFVFFSVFFSCFFLFLSLCVLLWKAKQALDQRQEQRRHLQEMTKMASRPFAKVTVCFPPDPAAPAPTWKPAGLPPPTFRRSEPFLAPLLLTGAGGPWGPVGGGCCPPAIPTTTAGLRAGPITLEPTEDGMAGVATLLLQLPGGPHAPNGACLGSALVTLRHRLHEYCGGGGGAGGSGHGAGAGRKGLLSQDNLTSMSL; via the exons CCCCAAGCCCCCAGCACCGGATCCTGCTGGACTTCCTTTTTCTGGACACGGAATGCACATACGACTACCTGTTCGTGTATGACGGTGACTCCCCCCGTGGGCACCTGCTTGCCAGTCTGAGTGGGAGCACCCGGCCTCCGCCCATTGAGGCTTCCTCTGGCAAG ATGCTGCTGCACCTCTTCAGCGATGCCAACTACAACCTGCTGGGCTTCAACGCTTCGTTCCGCTTCTCCCTGTGCCCAGGTGGCTGCCGCAGCCATGGGCAGTGCTGGCCCCCGGGGGTGTGTGCCTGTGAGCCAGGCTGGGGGGGCCCTGACTGTGGCCTGCAGGAGTGTCCAGCCTACTGTGGCAGCCATGGCACCTGTGCCTCG cccctgggaccaTGCCTCTGTGAGCCTGGCTTCCTGGGACGCGCCTGTGACCTGCACCTGTGGGAGAACcagggggctggctggtggcacaaCGTGAGTGCTGGGGACCCTGCCTTTTCTGCCCGAATTGGGGCGGCTGGTGCCTTCCTGTCCCCACCCGGGCTGCTGGCTGTTTTTGGAG GCCAGGACCTGAACAGAGCCCTGGGTGACCTCGTCCTGTACAACTTCTCTGCCAACACCTGGGAACGCTGGGACCTGAGTCCTGCCCCG GCTGCCCGTCACTCCCATGTGGCTGTGGCCTGGGCCGGCTCCCTGGTGCTGATGGGCGGTGAACTGGCTGATGGCTCTCTCACCAGCGATGTGTGGGCTTTTAGCCCCCAAGGTGGGGGCCACTGGGAGCTCCTGGCACCACCTGTTTCTAGCTCCTTGGGGCCTCCAGGCCTGGCAGGTCATGCGGCTGCCCTAGTGGACGACATCTGGCTCTATGTGTCTGGTGGCCGCACCCAGCACGACCTCTTCTCCTCTGGCCTCTTCCGTTTCCGTCTTGACAGCACCAGTGGGGGCTACTgggagcaggtgattccggcaggtGGGCGGCCTCCTGCTGCCACCGGCCACTCCATGGTGTTCCATGCCCCCTCTCGCACCCTGCTGGTTCATGGTGGACACCGACCCTCCACTGCCCG GTTCTCTGTGCGGGTGAACTCCACTGAGCTCTTCCATGTGGATCGACGTGTGTGGACGACCCTGAAGGGCAGGGATGGGCTTCAGGGCCCACGAGAGCGAGCCTTCCACACGGCCAGTGTCCTGGGCAACTACATGGTGGTCTATG ggGGCAACGTGCACACCCATTACCAGGAGGAAAAGTGCTATGAAGACGGCATCTTCTTCTACCACCTGGGCTGTCATCAATGGGTGTCAGGGGCTGAGCTTGCCCCCCCAGGAACCCCTGAGG GCCGAGCAGCGCCTCCCAGTGGTCGGTACTCACATGTGGCAGCTGTGCTTGGTGGCAGCGTCCTGTTGGTGGCTGGGGGGTACAGTGGCCGTCCTCGCGGGGACTTGATGGCCTACAAGGTGCCCCCCTTTGTGTTCCAGGCACCTGCCCCGGAT TACCACTTGGACTATTGCTCCATGTACACGGACCACAGTGTCTGCTCCCGAGACCCTGAATGCAGTTGGTGTCAGGGGGCCTGCCAAGCTGCTCCACCTCCTGGGACCCCCTCGGGGGCT tGTCCAGCTGCCagctgcctgggcctgggccgcCTCCTGGGCGACTGCCAGGCCTGCCTGGCCTTCAGCAGCCCTGCGGCTCCTCCCCGGGGGCCTGGCGCCCTGGGCTGGTGTGTGCACAACGAGAGCTGCCTTCCTCGGCCTG AGCAGGCCCGCTGCCGAGGGGAGCAGATCTCAGGCACTGTGGGCTGGTGGGGGCCTGCGCCTGTCTTTGTCACATCCCTGGAGGCCTGCATCACCCAGAGTTTCCTGCCTGGCCTGCACCTGCTCACCTTCCAGCAGCCACCCAACGCCTCCCAGCCTGACAAG GTCTTGATTGTCCGCAGTACGACCATCACCCTGACACCCAGCCCAGAGACCGATGTGTCCCTGGTCTACCGTGGCTTCATCCACCCACTGCTGCCGGGAGGGCCAGGTGGGCCTGGGGCCGAGGACGTGGCCGTGTGGGCCCGGGCCCAGCGCCTACATGTCTTGGCTCGGATGGCCCGTGGCCCTGACACGGAGAACATG gaggaggtggggcgCTGGGTGGCTCAGCAGGAGAAGGAGACGAGGCGGCTGCAGCGCCCGGGGTCTGCTCGTCTCTTCCCACTGCCTGGCCGGGGCCACAAGTATGCGGTAGAGATCCGGGGCCAGCTCAATGGCTCGGCGGGCCCTGGGCACAGCGAGCTCACCCTGCTGTGGGACCGGACTGGTGTGCCAGGCGGCAGT GAgatctccttcttcttcctggaGCCCTACCGCTCGTCAGCCTGCGCCTCCTACTCCTCCTGCCTCGGCTGCTTGGCAGACCAGGGCTGTGGCTGGTGCCTGACCAGTGCCACCTGCCACCTGCGCCAGAGTGGGGCCCACTGCGGGGCCGATGGAGCTGGTGGGTCCCTGCTGGTGCTGgtgcctgccctctgcccactgTGTGAGGAGCATCGCGactgccatgcctgcacccag GACCCCTTCTGCGAGTGGCATCAGAGCACCAGCCGCAAAGGGGACGCGGCGTGCAGCCggcggggccgggggctgggTGCCCTGAAGAGCCCGGAGGAGTGTCCCCCACTCTGCAGCCA gCGCCTGACCTGTGACGACTGCCTGGCCAACTCGAGCCAGTGCGCCTGGTGCCAGTCCACCCACACCTGCTTCCTGTTTGCCGCCTACCTGGCCCGGTACCCACATGGGGGCTGCCGTGGCTGGGACGATAG TGTGCACTCAGAGCCACGGTGCAGGAGTTGTGACCGCTTCCTGACCTGCCACGAATGTCTGCAGAGCCATGAGTGTGGCTGGTGTGGCAACGAGGACAACCCCACGCTGGGCCG GTGCCTCCAGGGGGACTTCTCTGGGCCCCTGGGTGGGGGTAACTGCTCCCTGTGGGTaggggagggcctggggctgtCCGTGGCCCTCCCTGCCCGCTGGGCATATGCCCGCTGTCCAGATGTGGATGAGTGTCGCCTGGGCCTGGCGCGGTGCCACCTGCAGGCGACCTGCCTGAACACGCCCCTCAGCTACGAGTGTCACTGCCAGCGGGGCTACCAGGGCGATGGAGTCACACACTGCAGCCGCAC GTGCCTGGAAGACTGTGGTCATGGTGTGTGCAGTGGCCCCCCCGACTTCACCTGTGTGTGTGATCTGGGCTGGACATCGGACCTGCCCCCTCCCACGCCTGCCCCCGGACCTCCTGCCCCCCGCTGCTCCCGGGACTGTGGCTGCAACTTCCACAGCCACTGCCGCAAGCGGGGGCCCGGCTTCTGCGATGAGTGCCAGG ACTGGACGTGGGGGGAGCACTGTGAACGGTGCCGGCCCGGCAGCTTCGGCAACGCCACAGGCTCTGGCGGCTGCCGGCCCTGTCAGTGCAACGGGCATGGGGACCCACGCCGAGGCCACTGTGACAACCTCAGCGGGCTCTGCTTCTGCCAGGACCACACTGAGGGTGCCCACTGCCAGCTCTGCTCCCCTGGATACTACGGGGACCCCCG GGCCGGTGGCTCCTGCTTCCGGGAGTGTGGAGGTCGCGCCCTCCTCACCAACGTGTCCTCGGTGGCACTGGGCTCACGCCGTGTTGGGGGGCTGCTGCCTCCAGGTGGTGGGGCAGCGAGAACGGGGACAGGTCTATCCTATTGTGTGTGGGTTGTCTCAGCCACCGAGGTGCTCCAGCCCTGTGCCCCGGGGACCCTGTGTCCCCCACTCACCCTCACCTTCTCGCCTGACAGCAGCACCCCCTGCACG CTGAGCTACGTCCTGGCCTTTGATGGATTCCCGCGCTTCCTGGACACTGGTGTCGTCCAGTCGGATCGTAGCCTCATTGCCGCCTTCTGCGGCCAGCGGCGGGACAGGCCCCTCACTGTGCAGGCCCTATCTG GGCTGCTCGTGCTGCACTGGGAGGCTAATGGCTCCTCGTCCTGGGGCTTCAATGCCTCAGTAGGCTCCGCCCGCTGTGGGTCAGGTGGCCCTGGGAGCTGCCCTGTCCCCCAGGAGTGTGTGCCCCAAGACGAGGCCGCAGGTGCTGGACTCTGCCGATGTCCCCAGGGTTGGGCTGGCCCACACTGCCGCATGGCTCTGTGTCCCGAGAACTGCAATGCCCACAGTGGGGCAGGGACTTGTAACCAG AGCCTGGGCGTGTGCATCTGTGCTGAGGGCTTCGGGGGCCCTGACTGTGCCACAAAGCTGGATGGTGGGCAGCTGGTCTGGGAGACCCTCATGGATAGCCGCCTCTCAGCC gACACTGCTAGCCGCTTCCTGCACCGCCTGGGGCACACCATGGTGGAGGGACCTGATGCCACCTTGTGGATGTTTGGgggcctgggcctgccccaggggCTCCTGGGAAACCTGTACAG GTACTCAGTGAGTGAGCGGCGGtggacacagatgctggcaggagCTGAGGACGGGGGCCCAGGCCCCTCACCCCGCTCCTTCCACGCAGCCGCCTACGTGCCTGCTGGCCGTGGTGCCATGTACCTGCTGGGGGGCCTCACAGCTGGGGGCGTCACCCGCGACTTCTGGGTCCTCAACCTCACAACCCTGCAGTGGCGGCAGGAGAAG GTCCCTCAGACCGTGGAGCTGCCAGCAGTTGCTGGTCACACCCTGACTGCCCGCCGAGGCCTGTCTCTGCTCCTGGTGGGCGGTTACTCCCCCGAAAATGGCTTCAATCAGCAGTTGCTTGAGTACCAGCTGGCGACTGGCACCTGGGTATCTGGAGCCCAGAGTGGGACACCCCCCACAG GTCTCTATGGTCATTCTGCGGTGTACCACGAGGCCACCGACTCCCTCTACGTGTTTGGGGGTTTCCGTTTCCATGTGGAGCTGGCAGCCCCATCCCCTGAGCTCTACTCCCTGCACTGTCCTGACCGCACCTGGAGCCTGCTGGCCCCTTCGCAGGGGGCAAAG CCCCGCCCCCGACTTTTCCACGCCTCAGCCCTGCTAGGTGACACCATGGTGGTCCTTGGGGGGCGCTCGGACCCCGACGAGTTCAGCAGCGATGTTCTGCTCTACCAGGTCAACTGCAACGCCTGGCTCCTGCCCGACCTCACCC gcccagcctctgtGGGGCCTCCGATGGAGGAGTCTGTGGCCCACGCTGTGGCGGCAGTGGGGGGCCGCCTGTATATCTCAGGGGGCTTCGGAGGAGTGGCCCTGGGCCGCCTGCTGGCTTTGACCCTGCCCCCTGACCCCTGCCGCCTGCTGCCCTCACCCGAAGCTTGTAACCAGTCTGGGGCCTGCACGTGGTGCCACAGGGCCTGCTTGTCCGGGGACCAAGCCCATAG gctgggctgtggggaCCCCCCATGCTCCCCAATGCCTCGCTCCCCTGAGGAATGTCGACGTCTCCGGACCTGCAGTGAATGCCTGGCCCGCCATCCCCGGACCCTTCAGCCTGGAGATGGAGAG GCATCTGCCCCCCGCTGTAAGTGGTGTACCAACTGCCCTGAGGGCGCCTGCATCGGACGCAATGGGTCCTGCACCTCAGAGAATGACTGTCGGATCAACCAGAGAGAAGTCTTCTGGGCAGGGAACTGCTCGGAGGCCGCGTGCGGGGCCGCAGACTGTGAGCAGTGCACCAGGGAGGGCAAGTGCATGTGGACACGGCAGTTCAAGAGGACAG GGGAGACCCGCCGCATCCTCTCAGTGCAGCCTACCTATGACTGGACATGCTTCAGCCACTCTCTGTTGAATGTGTCCCCAATGCCGGTGGAATCATCGcccccactgccctgccccaccccctgtCACCTCCTGCCCAACTGCACCTCCTGCCTGGACTCCAAGGGTGCAGACGGGGGCTGGCAGCACTGTGTGTGGAGCAGCAGCCTCCAACAG TGTCTGAGCCCCTCCTACCTGCCCCTGCGGTGTATGGCTGGAGGCTGCGGGCGGCTGCTCCGGGGACCCGAGAGCTGCTCCCTGGGCTGTGCGCAGGCGTCTCAGTGTGCCCTGTGCCTGCGGCGTCCCCACTGTGGCTGGTGTGCCTGGGGGGGCCAGGATGGGGGCGGCAGCTGCCTGGAGGGTGGACTCAGCGGCCCCCGTGAGG GGCTGACCTGTGGGCGACCTGGGACCTCCTgggccttcctctcctgcccccctGAGGACGAGTGTGCCAATGGGCACCATGACTGCAACGAGACGCAGAACTGCCACGACCGGCCCCACGGTTACGAGTGCAGCTGCAAGACGGGCTATACCATGGACAA TGTGACGGGGCTGTGCCGCCCCGTGTGTGCCCAGGGCTGTGTGAATGGCTCATGCGTGGAGCCTGACCACTGCCGCTGCCACTTCGGCTTTGTTGGCCGCAACTGCTCCACAGAGTGTCGCTGCAATCGCCACAGCGAGTGTGCCGGCGTGGGGGCCCGTGACCACTGCCTGCTCTGCCGCAACCACACCAAG GGCAGCCACTGTGAGCAGTGTCTCCCACTGTTCGTGGGTTCAGCTGTGGGTGGTGGGACCTGCCGGCCCTGCCATGCCTTCTGTCGTGGCAACAGCCACGTCTGTGTCTCCAGGAAGGAGCTCGAAATGGCCAGGAGGGAGCCAGAGAAGTACTCGCTGGATCCAGAGGAG ATTGAAAACTGGGTGACAGAGGGTCCTAGTGAAGACGAGGCAGTGTGTGTGAGCTGCCAGAATAATAGCTATGGGGACAAGTGTGAGAGCTGCCTCCACGGCTACTTCCTCCTGGACGGGAAGTGCACCAA aTGCCAGTGTAATGGCCATGCGGATACATGTAACGAGCAGGACGGGACGGGCTGCCCATGTCAGAACAACACGGAGACAGGCACGTGCCAGGGCAGCTCCCCCAGTGACCGCCGAGACTGCTACAAATACCAG TGTGCCAAGTGCCGGGAGTCATTCCACGGGAGCCCACTGGGTGGCCAGCAGTGCTACCGCCTCATCTCCGTGGAGCAGGAGTGCTGCCTGGACCCCACGTCCCAGACCAACTGCTTCCACGAGCCCAAGCGccgggccctgggccctggccgCACTGTCCTCTTTGGTGTGCAGCCCAAGTTCACCAATGTGGACATCCGCCTGACGCTGGACGTGACCTTTGGTGCCGTGGACCTCTATGTCTCCACCTCCTACGACACCTTCGTAGTCCGTGTGGCCCCTGACACGGGTGTCCACACCGTGCATATccagcctcctccaccccccccaccccctccaccgcCTGCTGACAGTGGGCCCCGGGGGACCGGGGATCCAGGAGGACCAGGGCCCGGGACTGTCCCGGGCACCACAGCGGAGCCACGGGTGCGGGAGGTGTGGCCACGGGGCCTGATCACCTATGTGACAGTGACGGAGCCCTCAGCAGTGCTGGTGGTCCGCAGCGTGCGGGACCGGCTGGTCATCACCTACCCGCATGAGCACCATGCTCTCAAGTCCAGCCGCTTCTACCTGCTGCTGCTGGGTGTGGGAGACCCAAATGGGCCCGGCGCCAACGGTTCAGCCGATTCACAGGGCCTGCTCTTCTTCCGGCAGGACCAGGCCCACATCGACCTGTTTgtcttcttctctgtcttcttctcctgcttcttccttttcctctcactcTGCGTACTCCTCTGGAAGGCCAAGCAGGCCCTGGACCAGCGGCAGGAGCAGCGCCGGCACCTGCAAGAGATGACCAAGATGGCCAGCCGGCCCTTCGCCAAGGTCACCGTCTGCTTCCCTCCCGACCCTGCTGCCCCAGCACCCACCTGGAAGCCAGCCGGGCTCCCACCACCCACCTTCCGCCGCTCCGAGCccttcttggcacccttgttgctGACAGGGGCTGGTGGGCCCTGGGGACCCgtgggagggggctgctgccCACCAGCCATCCCTACCACCACTGCTGGCCTGCGAGCCGGGCCTATCACCCTTGAGCCCACCGAAGATGGCATGGCCGGTGTGGCCACACTGCTGCTCCAGCTACCTGGTGGGCCCCACGCACCCAATGGCGCCTGCCTGGGGTCAGCCCTTGTCACATTGCGGCACAGACTGCATGAGTACTGTGGGGGTGGCGGGGGTGCTGGGGGTAGTGGGCACGGGGCTGGTGCAGGTCGGAAGGGACTATTGAGCCAGGACAACCTGACCAGCATGTCCCTCTGA